A window of Metabacillus sp. B2-18 contains these coding sequences:
- a CDS encoding sensor histidine kinase yields the protein MLTASAYFYGLFFIYPETWSTFVFICLIPAISILFFDARLFYFSLFLNVVLTSATFAYIIFIDQGKLYPHIKLDIVGNVINFVGIQAVLYLLFYISYFRIKQLKGYYEQVQQSERLKTAGQLAAAVAHEIRNPLTVVKGFLQLYKKEESFDEQVKRNFSLMIDELDAAEHVISHFLTIAKPDKEVKLEKIDVRDALQSVADLLNSYGLLNDNKIELHVEDNCYIAINLIEFKQLTINLMKNAIEASSHGSKISVVGKKVKNSVEIRIVDGGIGMSESEIKNLGTPFYSLKTKGTGLGLMICFNIVEKYNGTIEFVSVEGDGTTVIIRFPFVRIN from the coding sequence ATGCTAACAGCTTCTGCATATTTCTATGGTCTCTTTTTCATATACCCGGAAACCTGGTCAACATTTGTGTTTATTTGTTTAATTCCAGCAATCTCAATTTTATTTTTTGATGCAAGACTTTTTTATTTCTCACTTTTTTTAAATGTAGTGCTAACATCAGCAACATTTGCTTATATTATTTTTATTGATCAAGGTAAATTATATCCTCATATAAAACTTGATATTGTAGGAAATGTTATTAATTTTGTTGGTATACAGGCAGTTCTCTATCTACTTTTTTACATTTCCTATTTTAGAATTAAGCAATTAAAAGGCTATTACGAGCAAGTTCAGCAGTCTGAACGGTTAAAGACGGCGGGTCAACTTGCTGCTGCGGTAGCCCATGAAATTAGAAACCCTTTGACCGTTGTAAAAGGGTTTCTACAGTTGTATAAAAAAGAGGAATCATTCGATGAACAGGTAAAGAGAAATTTTTCTTTAATGATTGATGAATTGGATGCTGCTGAGCATGTTATTTCTCATTTTTTAACGATAGCTAAACCAGACAAAGAGGTTAAATTAGAGAAAATAGATGTAAGGGATGCCCTTCAAAGTGTGGCTGATTTACTAAATTCCTATGGCCTTTTGAATGATAACAAAATTGAGTTGCATGTAGAAGACAACTGTTATATTGCTATTAATTTAATAGAATTTAAACAGTTAACAATCAATTTAATGAAAAATGCAATAGAAGCCTCCAGTCATGGTTCCAAGATTTCTGTAGTAGGCAAAAAGGTAAAGAATTCAGTTGAAATAAGGATTGTTGATGGAGGGATAGGTATGTCTGAGTCAGAAATTAAGAATCTCGGCACACCTTTTTATTCGTTAAAAACGAAGGGTACTGGATTAGGGTTGATGATATGCTTTAACATAGTTGAGAAGTATAACGGAACAATTGAGTTTGTGAGTGTTGAAGGGGACGGAACAACTGTTATCATTCGTTTTCCTTTCGTTCGTATAAATTAA